Proteins from one Hydrogenophaga sp. SL48 genomic window:
- the greB gene encoding transcription elongation factor GreB has protein sequence MSKAFTRETDNDADDELPASPALPTGVNYITRSGYDLLRSELFGLIDDERPRIVEIVHWAASNGDRSENGDYLYGKKRLREIDRRIRFLTQRLEIAEVVDTSLHHGGDQVFFGATVVYSDDSGAETTVTILGVDEARSTHHEISWVSPVARALLKSRVGDVVRLVVPGGVQELEVLSVTYPAPAT, from the coding sequence ATGAGCAAGGCCTTCACCCGCGAGACCGACAACGACGCAGACGACGAGCTCCCCGCTTCGCCAGCGTTGCCCACCGGTGTCAACTACATCACCCGTTCCGGCTACGACCTGCTGCGCTCGGAGCTGTTCGGCCTGATCGACGATGAGCGGCCCAGGATCGTGGAGATCGTGCACTGGGCCGCCAGCAATGGCGACCGCTCGGAAAATGGGGATTACCTGTATGGCAAGAAGCGTTTGAGGGAAATTGACCGGCGCATACGTTTTCTGACCCAGCGTCTGGAAATCGCCGAGGTGGTGGACACCTCGCTTCATCACGGGGGCGATCAGGTGTTTTTTGGCGCGACGGTGGTTTACTCCGACGACAGTGGCGCCGAAACCACGGTCACGATCCTGGGGGTGGACGAGGCCCGAAGCACACACCACGAGATCAGCTGGGTGTCTCCAGTCGCTCGTGCGCTGCTGAAGTCGCGCGTCGGCGACGTGGTGCGATTGGTGGTTCCCGGTGGTGTGCAGGAGCTGGAGGTGCTCTCCGTCACTTACCCGGCACCTGCCACCTGA
- a CDS encoding NAD kinase, with protein MPDGKTLRFAHVAIVGKYQAPGSRDVVEEVAHFLHDEGCEVSLERETALNTGLLQYPALDVPAMGQSIDLALVLGGDGTMLGIGRQLARYGVPLVGINQGRLGFITDIPFDTYRDNLRSILRGEYEEDTRALMAASVWRDGRCVFEATALNDVVVNRGGVASMIELRVEVDGHFVANQRADGLIIATSTGSTAYALSAGGPLLHPAIDGWVMAPIAPHTLSNRPIVLPAHCEVAVEIVSGKDASANFDMQSLTSLMHGDRIVVRRSEHTLRLLHPQGWSYFDTLRKKLHWNEGA; from the coding sequence ATGCCCGACGGAAAGACTTTGCGTTTTGCGCACGTGGCCATCGTCGGCAAATACCAGGCCCCGGGCTCGCGCGACGTGGTGGAGGAAGTGGCTCATTTCCTGCATGACGAAGGCTGCGAGGTGTCGCTGGAGCGGGAGACAGCGCTCAACACCGGCCTGCTGCAGTACCCCGCGCTGGACGTGCCGGCCATGGGCCAGTCCATCGATCTGGCGCTGGTGCTCGGCGGCGACGGCACCATGCTGGGCATCGGGCGGCAACTCGCCCGCTACGGGGTGCCCCTGGTGGGCATCAACCAGGGTCGCCTGGGTTTCATCACCGACATCCCCTTCGACACCTACCGGGACAACCTGCGGTCGATCCTCAGGGGCGAATACGAAGAAGACACGCGTGCGCTGATGGCCGCCAGCGTCTGGCGCGACGGTCGCTGTGTGTTCGAGGCCACTGCACTCAACGATGTGGTGGTCAACCGGGGTGGCGTGGCCAGCATGATCGAGCTGCGGGTCGAGGTCGATGGCCACTTCGTGGCCAACCAGCGCGCCGACGGCCTGATCATCGCCACCTCCACCGGATCCACGGCCTACGCGCTCTCCGCGGGCGGACCGCTGCTGCACCCGGCCATCGACGGCTGGGTGATGGCGCCGATCGCGCCGCACACCTTGTCGAACCGGCCCATCGTGTTGCCGGCACATTGTGAGGTCGCGGTGGAAATCGTCTCAGGCAAGGACGCCAGCGCCAACTTCGACATGCAGTCGCTCACCAGCCTGATGCACGGCGACCGCATCGTGGTGAGGCGTTCGGAGCACACCTTGCGTCTGCTGCACCCGCAGGGCTGGAGCTACTTCGACACACTGCGCAAGAAACTGCACTGGAACGAAGGCGCGTGA
- the hrcA gene encoding heat-inducible transcriptional repressor HrcA, producing MLDDRAKLLLKALVERYIADGQPVGSRTLAKAAGMELSPATIRNVMSDLEELGLIASPHTSAGRIPTARGYRLFVDTMLTVRREGLVSADEMGAAGIEAGAQPQRVISHAAQMLSSLSQFVGVVMAPRRTSVFRHIEFLSLSERRVLVILVSPEGDVQNRIIHTQVSFSQSQLLEAANFLNAHYAGLTMEEVRARLKTEVDALRGEIAQLMQAAVDIGTGTGSAQEHIVVSGERNLLSVSEFSSDMGHLRQLFDLFEQKTQLIRLLDVSTQADGVRIYIGGESQVVPFQELSVVTAPYEVDGQVVGTLGVIGPQRMPYDRMIQIVDVTAKLVGNALSHNK from the coding sequence ATGTTGGATGACCGCGCCAAGTTGCTGCTCAAAGCCCTCGTCGAGCGATACATCGCCGACGGCCAGCCTGTGGGGTCGCGCACGCTGGCCAAGGCGGCCGGCATGGAGTTGTCGCCAGCGACCATCCGCAATGTGATGAGCGACCTGGAAGAACTGGGCCTGATCGCCAGCCCTCACACGTCGGCCGGTCGCATCCCGACTGCGCGCGGTTACCGGCTGTTCGTTGACACCATGCTCACGGTGCGTCGCGAAGGACTGGTCAGTGCGGACGAGATGGGGGCCGCCGGCATCGAGGCCGGTGCCCAGCCGCAGCGGGTCATCAGCCACGCGGCGCAGATGTTGTCCAGTCTGTCGCAGTTTGTCGGTGTGGTGATGGCACCCAGACGCACGTCGGTGTTTCGCCACATCGAGTTTTTGAGCCTGTCCGAACGTCGCGTGCTCGTGATCCTGGTCTCGCCCGAGGGAGATGTGCAGAACCGCATCATCCACACACAGGTCAGTTTCAGTCAGTCGCAGCTGCTCGAAGCCGCCAACTTCCTCAACGCGCACTACGCGGGCCTCACCATGGAAGAAGTGCGCGCGCGACTCAAGACCGAAGTGGATGCGCTGCGCGGCGAAATCGCCCAGCTGATGCAGGCGGCCGTCGACATCGGGACCGGAACTGGCTCGGCGCAAGAGCACATCGTGGTGTCTGGGGAGCGCAACCTGCTGTCGGTCAGCGAGTTCTCGAGCGACATGGGCCACTTGCGTCAGCTCTTCGACCTGTTTGAACAGAAGACCCAGCTGATTCGCCTGCTGGATGTGTCCACCCAGGCCGACGGCGTGCGCATCTACATCGGCGGCGAGAGCCAAGTGGTGCCGTTCCAGGAGCTGTCTGTGGTGACCGCGCCGTATGAGGTGGATGGCCAGGTCGTGGGTACGCTGGGCGTGATCGGCCCGCAACGCATGCCCTACGACCGCATGATCCAGATCGTCGATGTGACCGCCAAGCTGGTGGGCAATGCGCTGAGCCACAACAAATGA
- the rapZ gene encoding RNase adapter RapZ codes for MNTPPPSSKPPVEIELVLITGMSGSGKSVALTALEDLGFYCVDNLPPELLASFIALEQSHRASKVAIAMDVRSAASLPGLPARLADLLKQPGQQIHLSTVFLDATTDTLVRRFSETRRRHPLSLKQSDDEHRALTDAIEYERELLSELREQALVLDTSLIRPARLRSHIKELLGAQQAPLTLVFESFAFKRGIPMDADFVFDVRMLPNPHYEAALRPLTGRDAPVAAYLAEYPEVAQMERQIGDFLRHWLPQMLEDHRSYVTVAIGCTGGQHRSVYLVERLAQAFSVAWATRLRHREVDGWPVAPARAAVPGP; via the coding sequence ATGAACACCCCGCCCCCGTCCAGCAAGCCCCCCGTCGAGATCGAGCTGGTGCTCATCACCGGCATGTCGGGCTCGGGGAAATCGGTCGCACTCACCGCGCTCGAAGACCTGGGTTTCTATTGCGTCGACAACCTGCCGCCCGAGTTGCTCGCGTCCTTCATCGCGCTGGAGCAAAGCCACCGGGCCAGCAAGGTGGCCATTGCGATGGACGTGCGCAGTGCCGCGTCGTTGCCCGGACTGCCTGCCCGCCTGGCCGATCTCCTCAAACAACCCGGGCAGCAGATCCACCTGAGCACGGTGTTTCTCGACGCCACCACCGACACCCTGGTGCGCCGATTCTCCGAAACGCGCCGACGCCACCCGCTCTCGCTCAAGCAGTCGGACGACGAACACCGTGCGCTGACCGACGCCATCGAATACGAACGTGAACTGCTGTCCGAGCTGCGCGAGCAGGCCTTGGTGCTCGACACCAGCCTGATCAGGCCGGCGCGCCTGCGCAGCCACATCAAGGAACTGCTCGGTGCACAACAGGCGCCGCTGACCCTGGTGTTCGAGTCGTTCGCGTTCAAGCGCGGCATCCCCATGGACGCCGACTTCGTGTTCGACGTCCGCATGCTGCCCAACCCGCACTACGAAGCCGCGCTGCGTCCGCTCACCGGACGCGACGCGCCGGTGGCCGCTTACCTGGCCGAGTACCCGGAGGTCGCGCAGATGGAGCGGCAGATCGGTGACTTCCTGCGCCACTGGTTGCCCCAGATGCTGGAGGACCACCGTAGCTACGTGACGGTGGCGATTGGCTGCACGGGCGGACAACACCGGTCGGTCTATCTGGTGGAGCGACTGGCCCAGGCGTTCTCCGTGGCCTGGGCGACGCGCTTGCGCCATCGCGAAGTGGATGGGTGGCCCGTGGCGCCAGCGCGCGCAGCGGTGCCTGGCCCCTGA
- the mutY gene encoding A/G-specific adenine glycosylase: MSRVAEGATGFAPALIRWQRHSGRHGLPWQGTRDPYRVWLSEIMLQQTQVSTVLGYYDRFLQRFPNVHSLAAAPADDVMALWSGLGYYSRARNLHRCAQAVVSEHGGVFPSSAEALETLPGIGASTAAAIAAFCHGERISIVDGNVRRVLSRLLAFDGDQSQTAPQRALWDMAQALLPTEPTAADMVAYTQGLMDLGASICSRTRPGCERCPVQSLCLAHLAGTVERYPVKTRKLLRRHESWWLLIWRCASPDGQKVWLERRPARGIWAGLYCTPVFSGEALASESPRLAGLVVHELSPIVHSLTHRELRLHPLLVDVPSDRAMNSHADGQWVLLDRLEQVGLPTPLRSLLPQLPG; this comes from the coding sequence ATGAGCCGCGTCGCCGAAGGGGCCACCGGCTTTGCACCGGCGCTGATCCGTTGGCAACGCCACAGCGGCCGGCACGGCCTGCCCTGGCAGGGCACGCGCGATCCTTACCGTGTCTGGCTGTCTGAAATCATGCTGCAGCAGACCCAGGTCAGCACCGTCCTGGGCTACTACGACCGTTTTCTGCAACGGTTCCCCAACGTCCATTCGCTCGCCGCAGCGCCCGCCGACGACGTGATGGCGCTGTGGAGCGGACTGGGCTACTACAGCCGCGCGCGCAACCTGCACCGCTGCGCGCAGGCGGTGGTGTCTGAACACGGCGGGGTGTTTCCGTCCAGCGCAGAGGCGCTGGAGACCTTGCCCGGCATCGGTGCGTCCACCGCTGCGGCGATCGCGGCGTTTTGCCACGGTGAGCGGATTTCCATCGTGGATGGCAATGTGCGCCGCGTGCTGAGCCGCCTGCTGGCGTTTGATGGTGATCAGTCGCAGACAGCTCCCCAGCGCGCTTTGTGGGACATGGCGCAGGCCCTGTTGCCCACCGAGCCCACCGCGGCCGACATGGTCGCCTACACGCAGGGACTGATGGATCTGGGGGCCAGCATCTGTTCACGCACCCGTCCGGGTTGCGAGCGCTGCCCGGTGCAGTCCCTGTGCCTCGCCCATTTGGCGGGCACGGTGGAGCGTTACCCGGTCAAGACACGCAAGCTGTTGCGCCGGCACGAAAGCTGGTGGCTGTTGATTTGGCGTTGCGCTTCGCCGGACGGGCAGAAGGTCTGGCTGGAGCGTCGGCCAGCGCGTGGCATCTGGGCCGGCTTGTATTGCACGCCCGTGTTTTCGGGCGAGGCACTCGCCAGCGAGTCACCGCGGCTCGCCGGTCTCGTCGTGCATGAGCTGTCGCCCATCGTGCACAGCCTCACCCACCGCGAGTTGCGTCTGCATCCTTTGCTGGTGGACGTGCCATCGGACCGGGCGATGAACTCTCACGCGGATGGGCAGTGGGTTTTGCTGGACCGGCTGGAACAAGTTGGCTTGCCCACACCATTGCGCTCCCTGCTGCCGCAGTTGCCCGGCTGA
- the recN gene encoding DNA repair protein RecN produces MSLRRIVLRDFVIVQSLDLELDQGFCVLTGETGAGKSILIDALQLALGARAESGVVREGATRCEIAAEFDTPASVKPWLEEQGFSSEDSLLLRRTVDTEGRSRGWINGSAATMAQLKTLADDLVDIHGQHAWQSLTRNDAVRGLLDAYAGIDTSTASALWARWRQHRKALDTAIERQNTLQLESERLAWQIGELDKLRPLAGEWEDINAQHSRLANAQGLQDAAQLAVAALDDEEGSAASLIHRALGALQAQAHIEPAFGGPIEALEAALAQVQDTVHSLHQYARHADQDPASLEALDQRLSLWMSLARRYRRPPEELAELHTAWKTELAQIDQALDLDSLKAAERKAWQGFEAELSVLSKKRQQAAPKLSKAVSEAMQTLGMQGGRFEVALQRLDEPQASGWEQVEFLVAGHAGVSPRPVGKVASGGELSRIALAISVVTSRLGQAPTLIFDEVDSGIGGAVAHTVGQLLRQLGRDRQVLAVTHLPQVAACGDHHLLVSKRQNGRSTHSTVTVIDQEQRVSEVARMLGGNDRSEVSLAHARELLAA; encoded by the coding sequence ATGAGCCTCAGACGCATCGTTTTGCGCGACTTCGTCATCGTGCAGTCGCTGGACCTCGAACTTGATCAGGGCTTTTGCGTGCTCACCGGCGAAACCGGTGCGGGCAAGTCCATCCTGATCGACGCGCTGCAACTCGCCCTGGGAGCCCGCGCCGAAAGCGGTGTGGTGCGCGAGGGTGCCACCCGCTGCGAGATCGCGGCCGAATTCGACACACCGGCGTCGGTCAAGCCCTGGCTGGAAGAACAGGGGTTCTCAAGCGAAGACAGCCTGCTGCTGCGCCGCACCGTGGACACCGAGGGCCGCAGCCGGGGCTGGATCAATGGCAGTGCCGCCACCATGGCACAGCTCAAGACACTGGCAGACGATCTGGTCGATATCCATGGCCAGCACGCCTGGCAAAGCCTCACCCGCAACGATGCGGTGCGCGGCCTGCTGGACGCCTACGCCGGCATCGACACCTCGACTGCCTCGGCGTTGTGGGCACGCTGGCGCCAGCACCGCAAGGCCCTGGACACCGCCATCGAGCGGCAGAACACCCTGCAGCTGGAAAGCGAGCGCTTGGCCTGGCAGATCGGCGAGCTGGACAAACTGCGGCCCTTGGCCGGCGAATGGGAAGACATCAACGCACAGCACAGCCGCCTGGCCAATGCCCAAGGGCTGCAGGACGCCGCCCAGCTGGCGGTGGCGGCGCTGGACGACGAAGAAGGCAGCGCCGCCAGCCTGATCCACCGTGCCCTGGGTGCGTTGCAGGCCCAGGCCCACATCGAGCCGGCCTTCGGCGGACCGATCGAAGCGCTGGAGGCCGCGCTGGCCCAGGTGCAGGACACCGTGCACAGCTTGCACCAGTACGCGCGCCACGCCGACCAGGACCCTGCCAGCCTCGAAGCGCTGGACCAGCGCCTGTCGCTGTGGATGTCTCTGGCCCGACGCTACCGGCGCCCACCCGAAGAACTGGCCGAGCTGCACACGGCCTGGAAAACCGAACTCGCGCAGATCGACCAGGCGCTGGACCTCGACAGCCTGAAAGCCGCCGAACGCAAGGCCTGGCAAGGCTTCGAAGCAGAACTCAGCGTGCTGAGCAAAAAACGCCAGCAGGCTGCCCCCAAACTGTCGAAGGCCGTGAGCGAGGCCATGCAGACGCTGGGCATGCAGGGTGGCCGCTTTGAGGTGGCCCTGCAGCGCCTGGACGAGCCGCAGGCGAGTGGCTGGGAACAGGTGGAGTTTCTCGTGGCGGGTCACGCCGGCGTCAGCCCGCGCCCGGTGGGGAAAGTGGCCTCGGGCGGTGAGCTGTCGCGCATCGCACTGGCGATCTCGGTGGTCACCAGCCGCCTGGGCCAGGCGCCCACCCTGATTTTTGACGAGGTGGACTCGGGCATCGGTGGTGCCGTGGCGCACACCGTGGGGCAGCTGCTGCGCCAGCTCGGCCGGGACCGCCAGGTGCTCGCCGTGACCCACCTGCCGCAGGTCGCGGCCTGCGGCGATCACCACCTGTTGGTGAGCAAGCGCCAGAACGGGCGATCCACCCACAGCACGGTCACTGTGATCGACCAGGAACAACGCGTGAGCGAAGTCGCGCGCATGCTCGGCGGCAACGACCGCTCTGAAGTTTCGCTGGCGCACGCGCGCGAGCTGCTCGCCGCATGA
- a CDS encoding RelA/SpoT family protein, whose amino-acid sequence MITQAESGSSKRPVKPSQPAASAAAASFAALVGKLDYLGPSDIDSIRKAYRFADEAHLGQLRKNGDPYITHPIAVAAQCAEWKLDAQALMAALMHDAMEDCGVSKAELVERFGAPVADLVDGLTKLEKLAFDTREQNQAESFRKMLLAMAKDVRVILVKLADRTHNMRTMGDMPRDKWQRISNETLEIYAPIAHRLGLNFTYRELQDLAFRFLHPWRYEVLSKALNKSRNRRKDLISRVQREVESTFARHGMSVRIVGREKTLYSVYRKMDTKHLSFSQVTDIYGFRIVVPDLSDCYTGMGLLHQLYKPVPGKFRDYVAIPKVNGYQSLHTTLIGPFGTNIEFQLRTHAMDVVAESGVAAHWLYKASEPNSDMSQRLGTQWLQSLLDIQQETHDASEFWDHIKIDLFPDAVYVFTPKSKIMALPRGATVMDFAYAIHSGVGNRAVGARINGEQRPLRTELANGDIIEIVTSDTAEPNPAWLSFVKTGRARSKIRHHLKTLAQEKANELGERMLTQALRSEGLATLPTESGEYKATWDKLLRFTGNKTRNELLTDIGMGKRIANMVGKKLAVLLAETGLKPDAVLISTERYASGENESVSQGVVSLDGSEGLSVQYASCCKPIPGDRIVGYLGRGEGLIVHAEDCPTGRRLLARDSERFLQVEWSDDPVRAFDTTVIVTVTNGKGVLARVASAIAAAEADITHVDMGDEPAQTATDIRFSVAVRDRVHLAEVLRSLKRTNSVLKAQRLKP is encoded by the coding sequence ATGATCACCCAAGCCGAATCCGGCAGTTCCAAACGCCCCGTGAAGCCCTCGCAACCGGCCGCGAGCGCGGCGGCGGCGAGCTTTGCCGCGCTGGTGGGCAAGCTGGACTACCTCGGCCCGAGTGACATCGACAGCATCCGCAAGGCCTACCGCTTCGCTGACGAAGCCCACCTGGGCCAGCTGCGCAAGAACGGCGACCCCTACATCACCCACCCGATCGCGGTGGCCGCCCAATGCGCAGAATGGAAGCTGGACGCCCAGGCCCTCATGGCGGCGCTCATGCACGATGCCATGGAAGACTGTGGTGTCAGCAAGGCCGAACTGGTGGAGCGCTTCGGCGCACCGGTGGCCGACCTCGTGGACGGCCTGACCAAGCTGGAAAAGCTGGCCTTCGACACGCGAGAGCAGAACCAGGCCGAATCGTTCCGGAAGATGCTCCTGGCGATGGCGAAGGACGTGCGGGTCATTCTCGTCAAGCTCGCCGATCGCACGCACAACATGCGCACCATGGGTGACATGCCGCGCGACAAATGGCAACGCATCAGCAACGAGACCCTCGAGATCTACGCACCCATTGCTCACCGGCTGGGACTCAATTTCACGTACCGCGAACTGCAGGACCTGGCGTTCCGTTTCCTGCACCCCTGGCGCTATGAAGTCCTGTCCAAGGCACTCAACAAGTCGCGCAACCGCCGCAAGGACCTGATCAGCCGGGTGCAGCGCGAGGTCGAGTCGACGTTTGCCCGACATGGCATGTCGGTGCGCATCGTGGGTCGCGAGAAGACCCTGTATTCGGTCTACCGCAAGATGGACACCAAGCACCTGTCGTTTTCGCAGGTGACCGACATCTACGGCTTCCGCATCGTGGTGCCCGACCTGAGCGACTGTTACACCGGCATGGGTCTGCTGCACCAGCTCTACAAACCGGTGCCGGGCAAGTTCCGCGACTACGTGGCGATCCCGAAAGTCAACGGCTACCAGTCGCTGCACACGACGCTGATCGGCCCGTTCGGTACCAACATCGAATTCCAGCTACGCACCCACGCCATGGATGTTGTAGCGGAGTCGGGCGTGGCGGCGCACTGGCTTTACAAGGCCAGCGAACCCAACAGCGACATGTCGCAGCGCCTGGGCACCCAGTGGCTGCAGTCGCTGCTGGACATCCAGCAGGAAACCCACGACGCGAGCGAGTTCTGGGACCACATCAAGATCGACCTGTTTCCCGATGCGGTCTATGTGTTCACGCCCAAGAGCAAGATCATGGCGCTGCCGCGGGGCGCGACCGTGATGGACTTTGCCTACGCCATCCACAGCGGCGTGGGCAACCGGGCCGTCGGCGCCCGCATCAATGGCGAGCAGCGCCCGCTGCGCACCGAGCTGGCCAACGGCGACATCATCGAGATCGTCACCAGCGACACCGCCGAGCCCAACCCGGCCTGGCTGTCCTTCGTCAAGACGGGCCGCGCACGATCCAAGATCCGGCACCACCTGAAAACGCTGGCACAGGAAAAGGCCAACGAACTGGGTGAGCGCATGTTGACGCAGGCCCTGCGCTCCGAGGGGCTCGCCACCCTGCCAACTGAAAGCGGCGAGTACAAGGCCACCTGGGACAAACTGCTGCGTTTCACCGGCAACAAGACCCGCAATGAGCTGCTCACGGACATCGGCATGGGCAAGCGCATTGCCAACATGGTCGGCAAAAAACTGGCGGTGCTGCTGGCAGAAACCGGCCTCAAACCCGACGCGGTCCTGATCAGCACCGAACGCTACGCCTCGGGCGAGAACGAATCGGTGTCACAAGGCGTGGTGAGTCTGGATGGCAGCGAAGGCTTGTCGGTGCAATACGCTTCCTGCTGCAAACCCATCCCCGGCGACCGCATCGTCGGCTACCTGGGCCGTGGAGAAGGCCTGATCGTGCACGCCGAAGACTGCCCGACCGGACGGCGCCTGCTGGCCCGTGACAGCGAGCGCTTCCTGCAGGTGGAATGGTCGGACGACCCGGTGCGTGCTTTTGACACCACAGTGATTGTGACCGTGACCAATGGCAAAGGGGTGCTCGCCCGCGTGGCTTCGGCCATCGCCGCCGCCGAAGCCGACATCACCCACGTGGACATGGGCGACGAGCCCGCGCAGACGGCGACCGACATCCGTTTCTCGGTGGCGGTTCGGGACCGGGTGCACCTGGCGGAAGTGCTGCGCAGCCTCAAACGCACGAATTCCGTGCTCAAGGCGCAACGCCTCAAGCCCTGA